A region of Amyelois transitella isolate CPQ chromosome 11, ilAmyTran1.1, whole genome shotgun sequence DNA encodes the following proteins:
- the LOC106136713 gene encoding probable serine/threonine-protein kinase kinX, protein MPKSRIPSPARSQSAVVTPRRYKPRGPRSVGSPARSNTSVRLTTVIQNFKEKNMDSFRLSPLTSRRSVLNDNTDIEDPKRNSWWKKLNDTSRDIMEVLENEKQDEPYNVMEEYMDVEVLSQEKKDKTLNLPDSSDNESISSIVIPQRKLFTQKENHPQNKFAQLLGTRDNMAELDKTGAEPDKSEKTIVAGTKKLFGHSSKARSKPAFPTELLRFSPDKTVNKTAGEVKGQVRNLFGNRAGVKRKNKFADFIASESEDEPEIQPKVFGFQKKLDVPSRRVSTTSKGTRDPSPTSSVTTDIDMDDWKLLPSSTMVQNQLEAMMTDSPAKKARLSKLSEGKESEATNSTAAVNKTKQSNKSVTSKNKSKLSKSNNSMNKSKRNKNLQKSTMNEEVVYQTDAEDYQVQATNGMAVVNKTTQSNISLNKSKSKVSRSLQKSAVNDEAVYQNGKQDDQEKTTNIKNAKQADKSVNSKNKSLLSKSNSSLNKSKVTKNLHKSAVNGQDGSQNDQEDGQVKELDEMEGIRLALANSDEEPIEANYEKQSVDNSSENILPKNVVDIDNSQENTGKIPNDADAKIVNESEEKNYSEGERWDNNQISEDEKEKSETEEEKEVQDMKKENYNRELMEQSQEIEKTHEDDKGVDNEKDDNEDIEMDKENEIQDQSQIENERDEVLESEVEEEHENEEQDESQVENESEQEQQSEEEHKGQESEVEEQDENQEIINEDVNDGNDRPIEKNSEVNSINGTEEDTPNVSHDTTGRHRKKNDTNVKSPEAVLRHDIEHLQSFTAKGRNTSVRKTSMIKNLNIRPSLAPPRESTGLSDGTKNSSGEGSGWDSHRTTRKTLRQTFGRDFTPRKSLRALVMEKSAKRQTAIHDINDLDMPRANSTELPESPARDDAVETDNAHEDRSNDQEEQVNAHIDESTEQEEVEHSHIAESEAEEDNTNEVGTDEHEVENNEPENESEIEEEDNVHVEESNDHEYASNGDEEESNALAYESDVQEEESNAHEEDDALEQQSNVHEERDDAEEEESTALEYESDSHEDKSNSNQFESNAQQYESNAHQYDSNSHVVEDSLEVDENSANDVSKRTRQTTLEMYLQKIKKQNMENKKKLEEEVKNSLKAPTRDILNPFKVPNRPFVFKRATKSVHSKPKTKPIRSMIPLEDLPKELIEDMKYKPPRRFQPSNASWITKRLYKFLESKLEGTYDYKARIRAEKLVETIYNFAKDLRRHDVAPADAVEVLKHEMARLCVVTTHFDFYQFFHDYMPREIRVKVVPDVVNKIPLPRQGVFADILRGTTVQG, encoded by the exons ATGCCGAAATCAAGAATTCCGTCGCCCGCGCGTTCCCAAAGCGCTGTGGTGACTCCACGGCGCTATAAGCCCCGAGGGCCGCGCAGTGTGGGGTCTCCTGCTCGGTCCAACACCTCGGTCAGGTTGACGACCGTAATCCAAAACTTTAAGGAGAAAAACATGGACTCTTTTCGTTTATCTCCATTGACAAGCAGACGCTCAGTGCTGAATGATAACACTGATATTGAGGATCCTAAAC GTAACAGTTGGTGGAAGAAGCTAAATGACACGTCTAGAGATATAATGGAGGTTTTAGAAAATGAGAAACAAGATGAGCCTTATAATGTTATGGAGGAATACATGGATGTCGAGGTTTTGAG cCAAGAGAAGAAGGACAAGACACTCAATTTACCAGATAGTAGTGACAACGAGTCAATCAGTAGCATTGTTATCCCACAGCGTAAATTGTTCACACAGAAAGAAAATCATCCACAAAATAAGTTTGCTCAACTCCTTGGAACCAGGGATAATATGGCTGAACTTGACAAAACTGGTGCAGAACCtgataaaagtgaaaaaacgATTGTAGCTGGTACCAAAAAGTTGTTTGGTCACAGTTCAAAGGCAAGATCCAAGCCAGCATTTCCCACAGAACTGCTTAGGTTTTCTCCGGATAAAACAGTTAACAAAACTGCTGGAGAAGTTAAAGGACAAGTCAGGAACTTGTTTGGCAACAGAGCAGGTGTGAAAAGAAAGAACAAGTTTGCTGATTTTATTGCTTCGGAAAGTGAAGATGAACCTGAGATTCAACCTAAAGTGTTTGGATTCCAAAAAAAACTTGACGTACCAAGTAGAAGAGTCAGTACTACTTCTAAGGGTACAAGAGATCCTTCGCCAACATCGAGTGTAACTACTGACATTGATATGGATGATTGGAAACTTCTACCATCTTCAACAATGGTTCAAAATCAACTTGAAGCTATGATGACCGACTCGCCAGCAAAGAAAGCTAGACTTAGCAAATTATCTGAAGGAAAAGAGTCAGAGGCCACTAATAGTACCGCTGCAGTTAACAAAACCAAACAGTCAAATAAATCAGTtacttctaaaaataaatctaaattgtcaaaatcaaataattctatgaataaatctaaacgcaataaaaatttacaaaaatctaCCATGAATGAAGAGGTTGTGTACCAAACTGATGCTGAAGACTACCAAGTGCAGGCTACTAACGGCATGGCTGTAGTAAACAAGACCACACAATCAAACATTTCTTTGAATAAATCTAAGTCGAAAGTCAGTAGAAGTTTACAAAAATCTGCTGTGAATGACGAGGCTGTGTACCAAAATGGCAAACAGGACGACCAGGAGAAAACTACTAACATTAAGAATGCTAAACAGGCTGATAAGTCTgttaattctaaaaataaatctttattgtcGAAATCGAACagttctttaaataaatcgaAAGTCActaaaaacttacataaatctGCTGTGAATGGCCAGGATGGGTCCCAAAATGACCAGGAAGATGGCCAAGTGAAGGAGTTAGATGAAATGGAAGGAATAAGATTAGCTCTCGCTAACAGTGATGAAGAGCCTATTGAGGCAAATTACGAAAAACAAAGCGTAGATAATTCAAGTGAAAATATTCTTCCCAAAAATGTAGTAGATATAGATAATAGTCAAGAAAATACAGGTAAAATTCCAAATGATGCTGATGCAAAGATAGTAAATGAATCAGAAGAGAAAAATTATAGCGAAGGAGAAAGATGGGACAATAATCAAATCAGTGAGGACGAAAAAGAGAAGTCTGAAACtgaggaagaaaaagaagttcAAGATatgaagaaagaaaattataatcgGGAATTAATGGAGCAAAGtcaagaaattgaaaaaactCATGAAGATGACAAAGGTGTAGATAATGAAAAAGATGATAACGAAGACATTGAAATGgacaaagaaaatgaaattcaaGACCAGAGTCAAATTGAAAATGAGAGGGATGAAGTGCTAGAATCTGAGGTTGAAGAAGAACATGAAAACGAAGAACAAGATGAGAGTCAAGTTGAAAATGAGAGTGAACAAGAGCAGCAATCTGAAGAAGAACATAAAGGCCAAGAGTCTGAAGTTGAAGAACAAGATGAAAATcaagaaataattaatgaagACGTTAATGATGGAAACGATAGACCAATCGAGAAGAATAGTGAAGTTAACAGTATAAATGGTACGGAAGAGGACACACCTAATGTATCGCATGATACTACAGGCAGACACAGGAAGAAAAATGATACTAATGTTAAATCGCCTGAGGCTGTTTTAAGGCATGACATAGAACATCTACAATCCTTCACTGCTAAAGGCCGTAATACAAGTGTAAGGAAAACTAGTATGAtcaaaaatcttaatattagACCTAGTTTAGCGCCACCTAGAGAAAGTACAGGTTTGTCTGATGGCACTAAAAACTCAAGCGGTGAAGGTTCAGGTTGGGACTCACACAGAACTACTAGAAAAACGCTACGACAAACATTTGGTCGTGATTTTACTCCAAGAAAATCTTTACGGGCCTTAGTCATGGAGAAATCGGCTAAACGGCAAACGGCTATTCATGATATCAATGATTTAGACATGCCAAGAGCTAATTCAACTGAACTTCCGGAATCGCCTGCTAGAGATGATGCTGTAGAGACAGATAATGCTCATGAGGATAGGAGTAATGATCAAGAAGAACAAGTAAATGCTCATATTGATGAAAGTACTGAACAAGAAGAAGTAGAACATTCTCATATTGCTGAAAGTGAAGCAGAAGAAGATAATACTAATGAGGTTGGAACTGATGAACATGAGGTAGAAAACAATGAACCTGAGAATGAAAGTGAAATTGAGGAAGAAGATAATGTTCATGTCGAGGAAAGTAATGATCATGAATATGCAAGTAATGGTGATGAGGAAGAAAGTAATGCTCTTGCGTATGAAAGTGACGTTCAAGAGGAAGAAAGTAATGCACACGAAGAAGATGATGCTCTAGAGCAACAAAGTAATGTTCATGAGGAAAGGGATGATGCTGAAGAGGAAGAAAGTACTGCTCTTGAATATGAAAGTGATTCTCACGAGGATAAAAGTAATTCTAATCAATTTGAAAGTAATGCTCAACAATATGAGAGTAATGCTCATCAGTATGATAGTAATTCTCATGTAGTAGAAGATAGTCTTGAAGTGGATGAAAATAGTGCCAACGACGTATCAAAGAGAACGCGCCAAACTACACTGGAGATGTATTTGCAGAAGATTAAGAAGCAGAACATGGAAAACAAGAAGAAACTG GAAGAAGAAGTAAAGAACTCCCTCAAAGCTCCCACCAGAGACATATTGAATCCTTTCAAAGTGCCCAATAGACCATTCGTCTTTAAACGCGCCACGAAATCGGTACACAGCAAACCAAAGACGAAACCCATCAGGTCTATGATTCCTCTAGAAGACTTGCCGAAGGAATTGATAGAAGATATGAAATACAAACCGCCTAGAAGGTTCCAGCCGAGCAACGCGTCGTGGATCACGAAGCGGTTGTACAAGTTTTTGGAGAGCAAATTGGAGGGCac TTACGACTACAAAGCGAGAATCCGCGCTGAGAAACTGGTAGAAACGATATACAATTTCGCCAAGGATTTGCGAAGGCACGACGTAGCGCCGGCGGACGCCGTGGAGGTGTTGAAGCACGAGATGGCGAGGCTTTGTGTGGTCACCACGCACTTCGATTTCTACCAGTTCTTCCACGATTACATGCCGAGGGAGATTAGAGTTAAG GTTGTTCCAGACGTGGTCAATAAAATCCCGTTACCACGGCAAGGGGTGTTCGCTGATATCCTGCGCGGGACCACCGTCCAAGGATAA